A genome region from Lactobacillus sp. ESL0791 includes the following:
- a CDS encoding GNAT family N-acetyltransferase — MAVEYVQAQKEDLPFIVAVYNQNIASKKVTADLKPVTIAEREAWFAAHNDHRPLWIIENDGEKVGWLSLESFYGRQAYHATVEISIYIDRHFQGRGLGSKALAFAAGQTKKLGITTILAYIFSVNTASQKLFAAAGYQKYGHLPQVADMAGQVIDLDILGKRF, encoded by the coding sequence ATGGCAGTTGAATACGTTCAGGCGCAAAAAGAAGATTTACCATTCATTGTCGCGGTTTATAACCAAAACATTGCTAGTAAAAAGGTGACAGCGGATCTTAAGCCGGTAACGATTGCAGAAAGAGAAGCTTGGTTTGCCGCACATAATGACCACAGGCCGCTGTGGATAATTGAAAATGATGGTGAAAAAGTTGGCTGGCTGAGTCTAGAATCTTTTTATGGCCGCCAGGCTTACCATGCGACAGTTGAAATCAGCATTTATATCGACCGTCATTTTCAAGGCAGAGGACTTGGCAGTAAGGCCCTAGCATTTGCTGCTGGACAAACAAAAAAGCTGGGGATTACGACAATCCTCGCTTATATTTTTAGTGTAAATACTGCCAGCCAAAAACTATTTGCTGCAGCTGGTTATCAAAAGTATGGCCATTTGCCGCAAGTAGCGGATATGGCTGGTCAAGTCATTGATTTAGATATCTTGGGCAAACGATTTTAG
- a CDS encoding transcriptional regulator produces MASDRHDFKELMAPAAAAKKLHISVAALRKYSLMIEKVTTNKNYYQRTKQEMRLYSKKDLTDLAILHDLIVKDNLTVEEAARQVYLVNNKKAEAPDREAAQGKPAQIQEMMQLLQSLQQTIIAQSKVIASLQAQLERVEQKNTTDAVLPDEVKPTSTTAVPEIFDSAAKTKSKADQPSEKSKKTPPAQKIEKSSEEVHAEILSKVKENAQKRGPGVEYRTLADMQLPKEKHWWQKLLDH; encoded by the coding sequence ATGGCAAGCGATAGGCATGATTTCAAGGAATTAATGGCGCCGGCCGCTGCTGCTAAAAAACTGCACATTAGTGTTGCTGCCTTGCGTAAATATTCCTTGATGATTGAAAAAGTTACGACAAATAAAAATTATTATCAGCGGACTAAACAAGAGATGCGTTTATACAGCAAGAAAGATCTCACTGATCTAGCGATTTTGCATGACTTGATCGTTAAGGATAATTTGACTGTAGAAGAGGCCGCACGACAAGTTTATTTGGTTAATAACAAAAAAGCAGAAGCACCGGATCGTGAAGCTGCACAGGGAAAGCCGGCACAAATACAAGAAATGATGCAGCTGTTGCAATCCTTGCAGCAAACAATTATAGCCCAAAGTAAGGTAATTGCTTCACTGCAGGCGCAGCTTGAACGAGTTGAGCAAAAAAATACTACAGATGCAGTTCTACCAGATGAAGTAAAACCGACGAGTACTACTGCTGTCCCGGAGATATTTGACTCAGCTGCAAAAACTAAGTCGAAAGCTGATCAACCGTCAGAAAAAAGCAAAAAAACCCCTCCTGCCCAGAAAATAGAAAAAAGCAGTGAAGAAGTTCATGCGGAAATTTTAAGTAAAGTAAAAGAAAACGCACAAAAAAGGGGTCCGGGAGTGGAATACCGGACACTTGCCGACATGCAGTTGCCCAAAGAAAAACACTGGTGGCAAAAGTTGTTGGATCACTAA
- a CDS encoding YibE/F family protein has translation MKIKNKRRYLWAAAVAIIGLVLTACTYFATDIYQKDDVAVITDHVIADRLIEKNKDVYNNADQTRQQILHIKVLSGRYRGQHFTVKNIYYPSQLVTQKYRARQRIFVNIKKGDPALQNPKRDWVLVLTLTITLTLMIAIAGKHAVNLAISMAISWLLFYLVIACNLKMNGAKIILLFSLADIVFSFFSLLLVQGLNKKMLATWLATLLGVFVSFALCYLVMRLTGETEMKYETGDYATQDPRGIFLAQTLLGVLGAVMDEATDIISSLYELVQTKKGLTAQQLINSGRTMGQEIMGPLINVLVLIFMAGELPMTIIYLRDNNSLSSAFGFTLSLGATQSVISAIGIVLTVIFATGCSLVFLNDKKLKWGKIK, from the coding sequence ATGAAAATCAAAAATAAACGGCGTTATCTTTGGGCTGCGGCAGTAGCAATAATTGGCTTGGTCTTGACTGCGTGTACTTATTTTGCAACGGATATTTACCAGAAGGATGATGTAGCCGTGATTACGGATCATGTTATTGCGGACCGCTTAATTGAAAAAAATAAGGATGTCTATAATAATGCCGATCAGACACGGCAGCAAATTTTGCATATTAAGGTCTTGTCGGGTCGCTATCGCGGACAGCATTTTACTGTCAAAAATATCTATTACCCATCACAGCTAGTTACACAGAAGTATCGGGCGCGGCAGCGAATTTTCGTTAATATTAAAAAAGGTGATCCGGCCTTGCAGAATCCCAAGCGGGATTGGGTCTTGGTTTTGACCTTAACGATTACGTTGACACTGATGATTGCCATTGCGGGTAAACATGCCGTTAATTTGGCGATCTCGATGGCAATCAGCTGGCTGCTGTTTTATCTGGTAATTGCTTGTAATCTAAAAATGAATGGTGCCAAGATTATCTTGCTGTTCAGTTTAGCCGATATTGTGTTTTCTTTTTTCAGTTTACTGCTTGTGCAAGGTCTGAATAAAAAAATGCTGGCAACTTGGCTGGCAACCTTGCTTGGCGTTTTTGTTTCGTTTGCGCTTTGCTATCTCGTGATGCGACTGACAGGTGAAACAGAAATGAAGTATGAAACAGGTGATTACGCAACTCAGGATCCGCGGGGCATTTTTTTGGCGCAAACTTTACTGGGAGTTTTGGGTGCGGTGATGGACGAAGCCACAGATATTATTTCCAGTCTGTATGAATTGGTACAGACCAAAAAGGGACTAACGGCACAGCAGCTAATTAACAGCGGCCGCACGATGGGTCAGGAAATTATGGGTCCATTGATCAATGTCTTGGTTTTGATTTTTATGGCCGGCGAATTACCGATGACGATCATCTACCTGCGAGATAATAATTCACTCAGTTCCGCCTTTGGTTTTACCCTCTCACTTGGTGCAACCCAAAGCGTGATTTCAGCTATCGGAATTGTGTTGACGGTGATTTTTGCAACGGGCTGCAGCCTCGTATTTCTAAACGATAAAAAATTAAAGTGGGGTAAAATAAAATGA
- a CDS encoding CAP domain-containing protein, which yields MPHKFTRTLTTLLLTVSIVLGSTQAAQAAYTPNEQEQIQHLQTKYAALDKTEYNANNIYLKQPVLKNKINAGRLVPAYIDSQLNYLNFYRSLFNLQPVSENSLTQKEAQKTAAVMAAIGANPFINQHGLPYEKRPAFISGGLWQLAKNTSAAANLHFISCQQTSASIINALLTDQYNLTGSDTGHRAWLLSPRLSSVGIGATYGSNNYCYYVQKVVNHADTYRPASAPLVTYPSSELFPLELLDGENIAWSVYLADKRINNCPKITITDKDSGKTYQATDINNYSSAGYGNFKTVITYSPGKTPLILGHEYQVNIAGISSYKFKLFSLKGN from the coding sequence ATGCCGCACAAATTTACACGAACACTGACCACACTGCTTTTGACAGTATCGATAGTATTAGGCAGCACCCAAGCGGCTCAAGCAGCCTATACCCCAAATGAACAGGAACAAATTCAGCACCTGCAAACAAAATATGCCGCTTTGGATAAAACCGAATACAATGCAAATAACATTTACCTTAAACAGCCCGTACTTAAAAATAAAATTAACGCGGGCAGGCTCGTTCCCGCTTACATTGACAGCCAGTTAAATTATTTAAACTTTTATCGCAGCCTTTTTAACTTGCAGCCAGTTAGCGAAAATTCGCTGACACAAAAAGAGGCCCAAAAAACCGCAGCTGTCATGGCCGCAATTGGTGCCAATCCATTTATTAACCAGCATGGGCTGCCTTACGAAAAAAGGCCTGCCTTTATCAGCGGGGGGTTGTGGCAGCTTGCTAAAAATACTTCTGCAGCAGCCAACCTGCATTTTATCAGCTGCCAGCAAACATCTGCCAGCATCATTAATGCCCTCTTAACCGACCAATATAATCTGACAGGCAGCGACACCGGCCACCGCGCGTGGCTTTTATCACCGCGGCTCTCCTCTGTTGGGATCGGTGCCACTTATGGCAGCAATAATTACTGCTATTATGTCCAAAAAGTCGTTAATCATGCGGACACTTATAGGCCGGCATCTGCCCCACTTGTAACTTATCCATCCAGCGAACTTTTTCCACTTGAATTATTAGACGGAGAAAATATCGCATGGTCAGTATATTTAGCAGACAAGCGCATCAACAATTGCCCCAAAATTACAATTACCGACAAAGATTCAGGAAAAACCTATCAAGCAACCGACATTAATAATTACAGCAGTGCCGGCTACGGTAATTTCAAAACGGTGATCACCTATTCACCCGGAAAAACCCCGCTGATTTTAGGTCACGAATACCAAGTTAATATTGCTGGAATCAGTTCTTACAAATTTAAATTATTCAGCCTAAAAGGAAATTAA
- a CDS encoding alpha/beta hydrolase: MKVENLTLTNFNGREFKIHNYMLANIGDLVTPMHPLAIVIPGGSFDHLSKREGEPVALAFNNRGFNSVVMEYNLVQEGDIYPDAGLDVLTTVKYFRERAAKYNIDPEKIVTIGFSAGGHVASIANAMANAHDYQQKYGFKAAAVRPNKTILGYPLINIEKIGFDVPDDEEDLVPDDQFLKDSSTGVTRETPATFIFHAWDDPMVLVTNTLEYIKALHAKEVPCEVHIFNKGGHGFSLARTDMVIKDREFQDNPHAGHWFDLAIEWLNSEWGK, from the coding sequence ATGAAAGTAGAAAATTTAACGTTAACAAACTTTAATGGTCGAGAGTTCAAGATTCATAATTACATGTTGGCTAATATTGGTGACTTGGTGACGCCAATGCATCCGCTGGCAATTGTGATTCCGGGCGGCAGCTTTGATCATTTGTCCAAAAGGGAGGGCGAACCTGTTGCCCTAGCCTTTAATAATCGTGGATTTAACAGTGTTGTGATGGAATATAATTTGGTTCAAGAGGGCGATATTTATCCCGACGCGGGGTTAGATGTTTTGACAACCGTGAAGTATTTTCGTGAACGTGCTGCAAAATACAATATTGATCCTGAAAAGATCGTTACGATCGGCTTTTCCGCTGGCGGTCATGTGGCCAGTATTGCCAATGCGATGGCGAATGCGCATGATTATCAACAAAAATATGGTTTTAAAGCAGCAGCGGTTCGCCCCAATAAAACCATTTTGGGCTACCCATTGATTAATATTGAAAAAATTGGCTTTGATGTTCCAGATGATGAAGAGGATCTAGTTCCAGATGATCAATTTTTGAAGGATAGTTCGACGGGTGTAACACGTGAAACACCGGCAACTTTTATTTTTCACGCTTGGGATGACCCGATGGTTCTGGTGACTAACACTTTGGAATATATTAAAGCGCTTCATGCCAAAGAAGTTCCGTGTGAGGTGCATATTTTTAACAAGGGCGGCCACGGCTTTTCCCTTGCGCGAACCGATATGGTTATCAAAGACCGCGAGTTTCAGGACAATCCGCACGCTGGCCACTGGTTCGATCTTGCAATTGAGTGGCTGAACAGTGAATGGGGTAAATAA
- a CDS encoding D-alanine--D-alanine ligase family protein gives MTKKTQVGLIFGGNSSEYEVSILSGHNIYNAIDKDKFEVHPIWVTNDGYFANEEESFKVLKNPSYKIKTPHEIANIANLAELAHLPEIDVFFPIVHGNLGEDGSMQGLFRILDKPFVGDDVLAAAVTMDKEFTKILAQRAGVPVAPWIAIKRFEYQDAASAKHDYGKVSEKLGPDLFVKPSNQGSSVGVHHVTNEAEFTAALADAFRYDDKVLIEQTIQGTEVETAVLGNDKPLVSGVGQIFNAAGTFYSYQNKYDDNSTTKLQIPADLPKEIVDKVRANALKVYQVTECSGMARIDSTLRASDNKVILTEVNALPGFTNISMYPKLFEESGIPYTELITRLIKAGIERYNHKKTLLHKIDL, from the coding sequence ATGACTAAGAAAACGCAAGTAGGCTTGATTTTTGGTGGTAATTCTTCAGAATATGAAGTATCCATTTTGTCTGGACATAATATTTATAATGCAATTGATAAGGATAAATTTGAAGTTCATCCCATTTGGGTTACCAATGATGGCTACTTTGCTAATGAAGAAGAATCCTTTAAGGTTTTAAAAAATCCATCATACAAAATTAAAACGCCGCATGAAATAGCCAATATTGCAAATCTGGCTGAATTGGCTCATCTGCCGGAAATTGATGTTTTCTTTCCAATTGTTCATGGTAATTTGGGTGAAGACGGTAGCATGCAGGGATTGTTTAGAATTTTGGATAAGCCATTTGTCGGTGACGATGTTTTAGCCGCTGCCGTGACAATGGACAAGGAATTTACCAAGATTTTGGCACAGCGTGCTGGTGTGCCGGTAGCCCCGTGGATTGCGATTAAGCGATTTGAGTATCAAGATGCTGCCAGTGCTAAACATGACTATGGAAAAGTTAGTGAAAAATTGGGACCAGATTTGTTTGTTAAGCCGTCCAATCAGGGCTCTTCAGTTGGGGTCCACCATGTGACCAATGAAGCCGAATTTACTGCGGCATTAGCCGACGCCTTTAGGTATGATGATAAAGTTTTGATTGAGCAGACAATTCAAGGGACAGAGGTTGAAACGGCCGTTTTGGGCAACGACAAGCCGCTGGTGTCCGGCGTCGGTCAGATCTTTAATGCTGCTGGTACTTTTTATTCTTATCAAAATAAATACGATGACAATTCAACAACCAAATTGCAGATTCCGGCAGATTTGCCAAAAGAAATTGTTGACAAGGTGCGTGCCAACGCATTAAAAGTTTACCAGGTAACTGAGTGCAGCGGGATGGCTCGGATTGATTCGACGCTGCGTGCTAGTGATAATAAGGTGATTTTAACAGAAGTCAATGCTTTGCCGGGTTTTACCAATATCAGCATGTATCCAAAGCTGTTTGAAGAGTCCGGAATCCCTTATACGGAATTGATTACACGCTTAATTAAGGCTGGAATAGAGCGCTATAATCATAAGAAAACGCTGCTTCATAAAATAGATTTATAA